The sequence GTCAGCCAGATCTCCGCGGCCTGTTTGAACTCGAAGGGCAGCACCCCGTACGCTCCGAGCGAGATGCTGTAGACGACCGAGAGGGTCCCGATCAGCAGCGTCCACTGGTTCAGCTTCGAGGAGATCAGGGCGTTGAACGCGGCGGTCGACCGCGCTTTGTTCACCAGGTAGGCGGTCACGATGAGTTCGGGGCTCTCGGATGCCAGGGGCGCGATCCACTGGATCATGAAGAACTCGGGGATGCCGTACTGCAACCCGATGTCCTCGAGGCCGTGGGCGAACGGCTCCACCGCGGTGAATATCAGCAGGCCCGAGTACACGAACAGCGCAAGGACGACCGGGATCCGCACGCGCTGCCGCTTCGCCTGGAAGTACGCCGGGACGCCGACGTTCGCCTCGGGTTCCTCGACGTCGCCGCGGACGATGATCGCGATGTAGGTGACGTAGAGGCCCACAAGCACGACCGTGTCGATGATGTCGATCCCGCCGTTCAGCGGGACGAGGAAGGCGAAGACGGTCGCGGCGAACAGAAAGAGGATCTCAGTCGAGATGCTCGGGTCGAGTTTTACCTGATCCCGGAGCCGCCCGTCGCGGGTGACCACGCTGTCGTCGTCGCGGCCGCCCGAGGTTGCCTTGTACACCGAAAACAGCGCGATGCCGGACCACCCGAGGCCGATGAGGATGCGGTTCGCCCCGGTCATGTTCGCGATCGCGAGGTTCCCCCGGGCGGGGTCCGTCGCCGCCTGCCACGCGTAGAGGGCGTCGACGGCGTACTCCGGCGCGACGGCCAGCACCGCGAGCACCGCGATCGCGAACGCCCGCGGCACGTCCTTCTCGGCGGTCTCGGCGCCCCACGCCAGCAGGAACGACGCCCCGAGGACCGCGAGCCCGCTCACCCCGACGACCGTGATCGTCCCGAAGCCCTCGGCGGCGCCCGTGGCCCACGACACCACCCACGGGGCCGTGAGGGCGACAGTGACGACGAGCGCCACCAGAGGGTGGCGAAGCCGGCGGTTCATCGGCTACGGGTCGGGGACTGCGGAGGGTAGTTCTTGTGGTTCGATGCGGAACGGTCCCGGCCGATTCGGGGCCACCCCGCGAGGGAGTTTTATTCCGCCGCGGCGGCACGGACGGGTATGCAGGTCTTCGGCCTCCTCGGCAACCCCGTCGAACACTCGCTGTCGCCGCCGATGCACGAGGCGGCGTACGACGCCCTCGGGATGGACGCCCGGTACGTCACCTTCGAGCCCGACCGCGACGCCGCCGCCGGCGCGGTTGCGGCGGCGGAGACGCTCGGGATCGCGGGGCTGAACGTCACGATCCCGTTCAAACAGGACGTCCTCGACGCGGTCGAGCCCGACGGGATGGCGCGCCGCGTCGGCGCGGTGAACACGGTCGACTTCTCGGCGTCGCCGCCGCGCGGCTACAACACCGACGTCGCGGGCGTGCGGCGGGCGTTCACCCACCACGACGTCGCCATCGAGGGCCGCGACGCCGTCGTCGTCGGCGCCGGCGGCGCGGGCCGGGCGGTCGCGTTCGCGCTGGCAGACGCCGGTGCCGCGGTCCACATCGCAAACCGGACCGAAGAGCGTGCGGAGTCGCTTGCGGCCGACGTCCCCGGCGCGACCGCCGGCGGGCTCGACACCCTCGATCGCGTCGCCGACGCCGGGATCCTGGTCAACGCGACGAGCGTCGGGATGGAACCCGACGACGAGGAGACGCCGGTGCCGGCGGCGCACCTCCACGCGGAGCTGGCGGTTCTCGATGCGGTGTACACGCCGGTCGAGACGCGGCTGCTCCGGGAGGCATCGGCGGCCGGTGCGACCACGGTCGACGGGGCGTGGATGCTGCTGTTCCAGGGCGTGGCGGCCTTCGAGCGGTGGACCGGCCGCGACGCGCCGGTGGCGGCGATGAACGAGGCGCTACGGGCGGAATTGGCGTAGGTCGGCCGCGGTGCCGCGGGGACGGCAGGGCGGCCGGGACTCAGCAGTGCGTCGTCGCGGGCCCGGTGGCCGGCCTCGTAATCTCGACCTCGATGAGCGTCGACGACTGGCCGTCGCCCGGCCGGCGGACCATCCGGTAGATCTCCCCCTCGCAGGCCGGGTTGAGCGCTCCGTCGCTGCCGAACCCGTCGATGTGGGCGTAGTCGCCGGCCACGAGCGGGCCGCTCGTCGTCCAGACGACGTCCCACCGGACGCTGTTCCCGTCGCTGTCGACGATGTAGAAGTCCTCGCCGGGCTCGATCCGCCCGCCGGTGAGCGTGATGTTCACGTACGGGCGGTTGGCGGTGTTGCCCTCGCCGTCGGCGACGTACGCCGTCTGGTGGCTGTACTGCGGCGCGGGGTCGTTCGGCATCTCGATCCCGAGCAGCACCCCGCCGAAGACCGCAACGAGGGCGACGACGATCGCCAAAAGCAACGCCGTGCCGACCACCGGCGAGATGCCGCGGCGCGAGCAGCCGAGCCGACGGGCCATACCGGCTGCTCGTGCCGGAATCCATTAAACCTTTATCCGGTAGTATCGGGACTGATATCCGGGCCCGGACGGGTCGGCGGGGCGCGCCGGGCGGTCAGCCGTCGTCCGGTTCCGCAAGCAGGTCCGCCTCGTATGCGGCGACCGCCTCCACGACCGTCTCGGCGTCCTCCTCGGGCACGTCGAACGCGTCGAGGCTCTCCTCTAAGAGTTCGACCGCCCGCTGGATGTGCTCGGGGGTAAAGGGGACGTGGAGGTGGGCCTCGCGGACGGGCGCGGCGTCGTACGTCTCCGGCCCGCCCGCCGCTTCACACAGGAACTCCGTCTGCGTCCGCCGGAGCAGTTCCATGTCCGATCCCTCGAAGAACGGCCCGATCATCTCGTCGTCGACGAGCCGGTCGTAGAAGTCGTCGACGACCGCCCGGATCCCGTCGTGGCCGCCGAGCCGGTCGTACAACGTCTGTTCAGGCATTGGCGTGTGTTTCGGGCTTTTCCAACTAAACGGTTCTGACGCGCGTCAAGATGTGGGAGTGGACTGTCGGTTCGGTGAACAGGGGAGTCGTCAGTCGTCGGCGTCGCCCTCGACGGGCGTCCGCGAGGCCCGCCGGCTGGCGCGCTCGACGAACTCGTCGGGGAGTTCGTCGATCTCGCCCGCCTGGACGCCCCACAGGTGCGCATAGAGGTCGTCGTTTGCGAGGAGCTCCTCGTGGGTGCCGTGCTCGGCGATCCGGCCGTCCTCCAGGACGACGATCCCGTCGGCGTCCTTGATCGTCGACAGCCGATGGGCGATCGAGAAGGTGGTCCGCTCGGCCGTGAGACGGTCGAGCGACCGCTGGATCAACATTTCAGTTTCGGTGTCGACGTCGGAGGTCGCCTCGTCGAGGACCAGGATCTCGGGGTCCCGCAGGACCGCCCGGGCGATCGAGAGCCGCTGGCGCTGGCCGCCGGAGAGCTTCACGCCGCGCTCGCCGATCTCGGTGTCGTACCCGTCCGGGAGGTTCTGAACGAACTGGTGGGCCTCCGCGGCCTTCGCGGCCTCGACGACCTCCGCGTGGGTCGCGCCGAAGGTGCCGTACCGGATGTTCTCGGCGACCGTGCCGTAGAACATAAACGTCTCCTGGCTGACGTACCCGATCGACCGTCGGAGGCTGGGGATGGTGACCGACCGGATGTCGGTGCCGTCGATCTCGATCGACCCCTCGTCGACGTCGTACATCCGGAGAAGAAGCTTGAGGACGGTCGATTTACCCGCACCCGTGGGGCCGACGAGGGCGAGGGTCTCGCCGCCCTCGACCGCGAAGGAGACGTCCTCGATGATCGTCTCGCCGTCGTCGTACCCGAAGGAGACGCCGTCGTAGACGACCCGGCCCGCGTCGACGTCGAGGTCCTCGGCCTCGGGGTCCTCGGTGATCCGTGCGGGTTCGTCCATCAGTCCGAAGATGCGGGAAGCGGAGGCGTAGGCCCGCTGGTACATATTGATGATCTGGCCGAACTGCGCCATCGGCCAGATGAACCGCTGGGTAAAGAGGATGAACCCGACGAACTCGCCGGGCGAGAGGCCCCCCGAAAAGAACAGCGGCGCCGACCCGGTGGCCTGGTAGGTCAGCACCCACACGCCGCCGAGGACGAACGTGAGCACGAACCCGATCCCCGACAGCAGCCGGAGCCCGGGGAAGAACTTGATCCGGGTGCCGATCGCGTCCCAGTTGGCGTCGAAGTACTCCTCGGAGACGTCGTCGACGCGGTCGGACTCGTAGGGTTCGGTGTTCGAGGACTTGATGACCTGGATCCCGCCGAGGTTGTTCTCCAGCCGGGAGTTGAGCTTGCCGACCGACGACCGCACGTCGGCGTACTTCGGCTGGATCGTCCGCACGAACCGGTAGGTGAAAAATCCGATCAGCGGGACCACGGTGAGGGTGACGACCGCGAGCTGCCAGTTCCAGTACAGCAGGATACCGGCGATTCCGAGGACCATCACGCCCAGCCGGAACGCGGAGTTCATCCCGTCGTTGAGGAAGCGCTCTAATCTGTTCACGTCGTTCGAGAGGGTCGACATCATCTCGCCGGTCTGCTTGTCGGCGAAGAAGTCCATGTTCAGCCGCTGCATCTTGTCGTAGGTGTCGGTCCGGATGGCGTGCTGGATGTTCTGGGCGAAGGAGTTCCAGCCCCAATTTCTGGTCCAGTGGAAGGCCGCGCCGCCGAAAAACGAGAGCGCGATCAACGCGGTCGCGACGTACAGCTGTTCGACCTGCGTCGTCGGTAGCCACGCGTCGGGGACGAGCCACAGCGAGAAGGGCCGCTCGTCGAAGAAGATCGAGTCGACCGCGACCGCAAGCAGGACGGGGGGAAGCAGATCGAGGAGGCGGGCGACGACGCTGGAGGCGAGGCCGACGACGAACGCGACGGCGTTCTCCCGGCCGTACTCGTCGAAGAGCCGGCGCATCGGGTTCTCCGCCCGCTCGCGTTGCTCCTCGAACGGGTCGTCCTCGTCGGCGTGGGTGACCATCACCGTATCCTAGTGCTGTCGCTACTAAAGGGTTCCACAGCCGGAGGGTTTCGGGCGTCGTTCACAACGACTGCCGTTCGGCCCCGGGGTCGATCCCGGCCGTCTCGAGGTCGTTGCGGATGCGCTCCCGAAGCGGGTCGGGGACCGTCTCGCGGCCAACGGGGACGGCGGTTTCGCCGTCGCCTTTCACCTTCCAGTAGAGCACGCACTCGGAGGGGCCGTAGAACTCGATGCTGTAGCGGTCGTCGGCGCCGCGGTAGTGGACGCGCGCGGCGTACCCCTCGGCGTGCCAGCCGTCGAGCGCGCCGAGGTCGGCGGTCGGGCCGTCCATACGATCGGATTGGCCGGTCGGACTGTCGGTGTTTCGGTCCCGCGTGGCTCGCCCGCCTCAGGACTCGGCCGTCGGTCCCCACGGCGCCGGGATCCGGAGGCGGTCGCCGACCTCGATCCCGCGGTCGTCGGTGTAGCGGTAGGGGACTTCGAGGACGTACTTCCCGCGGCCGGGGTAGCGGGTGAGGTCGGCGCCGCTCGTGCCTTCCGGGGGGAGTTCGGCGTGGTGGATCCGGGTGACGGTTCCGTCGGCGGCGACAAAGACGATGTCGAGCGGGAACGCCATCTCCCGCATCACGTAGGCGTACTCGCCCTCCCGGTCGTGGACGAACAGCATCCCCTCGTTTTCGCCGAGCGACTCGGTGTCGCTGAGGCCGGTGTAGCGCTTCGACTGGGTGTCGGCGACCCGGACCCGGACGGTCGCGAGCGTTTCGCCGCTCTCCCCGTCGACGGCGGTGACGGTCGTCCGGTCGTACTCCCCGGTCGGAACGAGCCCGGGGTTCGTGGCGACCACGACGGCACCGGCCACGAGCACGGCGACAACGACGAACGCGGCTGTAGCGAGTCGCCTCCGGTCGATCATAGCGGCGAGTTCGGGCGTGGCCGACGAAAGGATTCCCCCCGATTGAAAACCGTTATACCCGTGTGCGGACTGACTGGAGGTGCGGGCTCGTGGTCTAGTGGTGATGACGCTTCCCTTACAAGGAAGAGGCCGGCGGTTCGAACCCGCCCGAGCCCACTCGAACCGACGAGCGAAGCGAGTCGTGTTCGATGTCCCGAGCAGCGGTTCGAACCCTGGAAGTCGCAGCCCGGCAGCGCAACGGAGTGAGCAGCCCGGACCGTCTTCCTCAGGTTCGACCCCGCCCGAGCCATACCCCACACCAACCGAACTGTTCTAACGGTCGAACGTCGACGTCACCGACTGGACCGACATCGTCGATGCGGGGCTCACTCGCGGCCCATCGCGAACGTGTCCTGAAGCGTGAACCCGAGGGAAGTCGTCGACCGATTCCCGATGGCGTACGGCTGGAGCGAAAACGGCGCGCTCTCGCCGGTGACGAGCGCCCGCGCGGCGGCGGCGGCCACCGGCGATTTCGTGATGCCGAGTCCGTTGAATCCGGCGGCAACGACGAGTCCATCGGGTGTCGTCGGTGCGTCTACGATAGGGGCTGGATCGGGATTTGCCGATCCCACGCCCTCCCACGTCTCCACGAAGCTGACCGCCTCCGGATCGTCGACGCCGTGCAGGAACGTCGGCACGAGGTCCGCGACGTGGTCGGTGAACCGGTCGCTGGCGTCGTTGGTGTCGGCGGTCTCCTGGAAGGTCTGTCCGGGGCCGCCGTCGCACGCCATCTCGGCCACCCCGCGGGTCCGCGATTCCGCGTCGTCGATGAAGAACTCGCCGCCGCCGAGGCGGAGGTTCCCGTCGTGTTGCGGGCGGAAGTACACCTCGTCCGCGGGCAGGCGGCCGAGCGGGAACCCGTCGCCGAGGTCGGTCGGCGGCTCGATAGTGAGGCTCTGCAGCAGGAACGGACGGACGGGCAGGTCGACGTGCTCCGAAACGAGGTCCCGCGTCCGCCAGCCGGCCGCCACCACGACGTTCGGCGCGTCGAACGCCCCCGCGTCGGTCCGGACTCCGACGACCGAGTCGCCGTCGATCCGGACGCCCGTCACCTCCACCCCGCTCTCGATCGCCGCGCCGTTGCGCTCGGCGTCCGCCGCAAGTGCCCGGGCGTACACGTGGGGATCGTCAACGAACCCGGCGTCGGCGATCTCGATAGCGCCCGCGAACCCCGAGAGGTCGAACGCCCGGTGGTCCGCTTCCAGCTCCGCCGCGTCGACGAAGGACACGGGAAAGCCCTTCTGCGCCATCTCCGCCGCCTGGCTGCGCGCCCCATCGGCGGCCAGCGGCCGAACGAGTTCGACGCGGCGACGTTCGGTGAACTCGAACTCGCCCGTCCCGCTGAACGACCGGAAGAACTGGTTCGCGTGAGCGGCGGCCTCGGGTTCCCGATGCATAAACAGCGTCGGCGCAACGAGCCCGGCGGCTAAGCTCGATGCCTCGCCGCCGGGAACCTCCTTGTCGAGCACGAGCACATCGTGGTCGGGCGCGAGTTCGGCGGCGATCGCCGAGCCGATGACTCCGGCACCGACAACGACGACGTCCGCGTCGGCGTCTGACATATGCCACCGTGTGAACGTGGGTCACATAACGCTCCCGTTTTGTTCCGTATCGGATAGCTTGCAAGTACATACCTCCCGGAAGTATCGTGGGACGAACGCGTCGAGGCGCGGCAGGTGACTCATCCGTATCTCGACCGACATCCGAGTCCGGCCCACGCCGGGGCGGCCTGCCCGTCCGGGGTGATTCGCGGGCGGGCGGCATCCGCTTCGACGTCCCCCGTCGTCGGTTTCCGTTCGATGCGGCGGCGAAACGGGGTCGTTTGACTGCGTTGAGGGCCGCATCACAGACGGTTGTGTCAGGCAGTCTTCCGGGAGGAAGGCCGGTCGACGGGGGGCCCGCAACCCGACTACTCGGCTATCGAAACGCTTTTTGATACACTCAACTTCGGCTGGAATGCGCGCCGCCTTAGCTCAGACTGGGAGAGCACTCGACTGAAGATCGAGCTGTCCCCGGTTCAAATCCGGGAGGCGGCATACACCCACTTTTTACTTCGTCGGGTTCGCCTCTGGCGAACCACTCCTCGTAAAAACTTGGGGAAAAACCTCCGGACGCTCCCTTCGGTCGCGTCCGGTGAAACCGCGACTCGCTCCGCTCGTCGCGGTAGGGCTCGACTAAATAGCGAGCTATTCCCTGTTCGAATCTTGGCGACGCGAGGAGAGCGATTCCCGGAATTCGAGTGCCGGGGGGCCTCGGATATCATCGCAACAGAGTGCTGAACCTGATTCGGAGATCCCACCCTTCGAGGAGTTGAGTGAGGATTTTGATCCGTGGTCGGCTTCTGATTCCTGATCGAGTCTATGGCGGCTGAGCGCGAGTGAATGCGAAGTAGTTTCTGATCAAATGTTTCCCGCTCAACAGATAGTGGGATTGCTGAGACTCGCGTAGAGAGCCGTAAAATTGAATCAATCATCAAAGGCTGTGAATGGCTGTTACAACTGAATCTACTCAGACAGAAAGCATCACCGACATATATTTTTGAGTAGTCCAATGTGTCGTTAAGATTGTTAACCACCATCCAAATTCTCAATCCTCGCCTGAGTTGATGGATATGGAGATTGCCGAGGCATCTTCTCTATGGGCTGGTGGTGGTTGATGGATGGTTGGCGGGAAACACTTTAGTGATGTCACACACAATATAGACTGTCGGGAATCAACACAACCGTAGGCGGCACCGGCGTCCAACTGGCCCGCCTACGGGGCCCCCGACGGAGAGAGCCAATGAGTACGTTAGATGCTCAAGCCAATAAAAGTGAGGATGATGAGGCATACAAGCATATGATCCCCTGCGGAAAGTACGAAATGCGCGAGGGGAGCGCCGAGACCCACGGAGGCGACGAAGTTAATGGAACTATTGTTGTTCCCCAGTCGAAAGTCAAAGCAGCTGGCGCTGGTCCAAAAGAGAACGTCCGCGTCAGAGTCGAAGCGAATGGGGAAACCGCTACAATGGAGAGAAAGATCCACAATAGCGGGAATACCCTAACCATTCCATACAAAAAGCGAAGAGAACTAGATCTCGAGGCAGGCGATGAGATTGAGTTCTGGATAGAAGCGACTAACGAAAATCCCACGGCTACTGGTGTGGAGATGCAGGAGACCCTCACAGGTCAAGAGGAGTCATCCCTAGATGGGGAATCTGAAGAGACTTACGTGGTGATTGGCAGCTCATTTACCTACCATCTACTCGAAACGGATGACGCGGATGAGACTCTCTGTGGGCTATCGTTAGAAGATGAAGACACTCGAACCGGTAACGACCCCGGTGATTTCCTTGATGGGTGCCCTGAATGTAAGGCCCGCTCAGCAAAACCAATGAGTTCCGAAGAGATGGTGAGATTACTGAGCGACAAAGTGAGTGGATTCACCGAATCAGAGGGCAAACCAACAGAATTCAGCCCACGTCAATTAGCGGCTATCAAAGACAGAATAGTTGAGATGGAGGAAACCGAAGCCAAACTTCGAGAATTTAGAGCCCGTGTCGCTCGATTAGAGCAACGAATACAGGAATTGGAAGGTTCTGGATAAGAGCAGGAGCAGCAGTCTAAATCCCGTTGATGTAGTCGCGTCTTTGCTCTACTTTCACCTCCTCATCGCGCTTGTCATAGTGCTTATCCAGAACATCCTGCCTCACGTTCATCCGATCAGAAACGACCTTCTCCGGCACGTCCTCAGTCAAGAAGTGAGTGATTGATCCCCGGCGGATCGCGTGAGGGGATACGTTCACTGGGCACTTGCTATAATTCCCATAATCGGCATAGTCGCAGGTATCCCGATCTCGACCCTTCGGGCATTCGGAATAGTAGCAGGGCTGAGTCACGCGGTAGATGGTATCCCGAATGCTCGATGGATTCATCCTCCCGTTACGGCTCGTGAGAAGGGGCTCTCGCCCGTAGTCATCCTCAACCGAGTGACGGTTCTGCTCGATCCAATCCTCGATTACACGGCAAACCTCGGCGTTGAGCGCGATCATTCGCTCTCCCTCGTCGCCGTTCTTGAGGGGAGTTCCTGAGTCAGGCTGGTGAGTCAGTTCGAGAGGTTCCGCTTCGGGATCGCAATCGGATACGTCCAGAGAGTGAAGTGCCCCGAGTCGGATCTCGGTATGCCAAAGAATCTCAAGAATCACGTGAGGGCGAGAGGCATACTCGAACTTCCGCTGATATTCGATCAGTGCCTCTGCCTCCTCTCCATCGAGGATGGCTTCGCTCTGTTCGTCGGTCTTCTTGAGATCGGACATCAAGGCCTCAAATTTCTCGTGAAGGCCTTCCTGAACTGCGTCGATGGATTCACACCATCGAATGAATACGCGGAGGGCGTCGAGTTGCCCCTCAAGCGTGATCGGCTTGAGATCGCCGTCATCGCGTCGCCACGTTTTGAACTTCTGGAGTTTCCGGCCACTCATCTCGTTCATATTGTCGATGCCTTTCTGCTCGCACCATCGGATGAAGTGTTTGAGCCGATAGTGATAGCCGTCGAGCGTGCTTTTCGATACCTCGTGCTTGCGTGCATCGAGGTACATCTCCTTCGCCTCAACAGGCGAGATGGGTTCGAGTTCGTTCTTCGTCATAGGCGTTCTCCGAAGCGCCTGTCTGGGTCAGGATTGCTGTCCCCGCCCCCGCGAGCGGAGCGAGCGGGGGGTCGAAAGACGAGCAGCGCGAAGTCTTTCGGAAGTTCAAATCCGGGAGGCGGCATTAGACTCAGAGTTCAAATGCCTGCGGCGCTGAGCGGGCGAGAATTCCGGGATTTTCTCACGACCAACTCGTTGAATTCGATCCGCTACTCACTCCATCACCGCGTATACTAACATCCACATTCCAGCAGCGACTATTCACGAACCCTTCGAGGCTCAGGAGAGTGGATTTTCTGCAGCATCTGGGGGGGACGCAAGCTACGCGCGGTTGGAGGGATCGTGCCCACTGGCGATATTAGGAGGGCAGGTGTCGGTGTCCAGGCCAGGGACTGATTCTCTGTCCATCCGTTCGAAGATGTCGAGCCACTGCCCTGGCATATCCTCAGCATTGTACACACCTTTGCTCGCCAATCGCAAGATGTGGATTGCCTCGTCCTCACCGAGGGTGTCGAGTTCCAACTCATCTACTGCCGTTTCGCGTGCCCATTTTGTACTCAGCGTGCCGCGCTGAGTCGCGGCGTAGAAATGGAACCAAAATATGAGGCTTCCCTCGGACGGAAGTTTCGGTGGGTACTCCGGTTGGAATCGGTCGGGGATAAGCGGGATTCTCGGGATCGCCGAGAGTGCGTCGAGGAAGGCCCGTGGAAATATGCCGTCGACAAAGTGACTGTCTCCCTAAAATCCTGCTCCGACCGAGGTACGTGCCCGTGTACGCACTCATATCCTATGTACGTGAGTCAGGACTCATCTTCTGAATCGAGTCAGATCGGCCCGCAGTAGGAAACTACGCAACTACTGACGCGGACGTATCGAGTCCGACAGGGCGTGCCTGCTCCCACTCAACAGCGAAGACTGCATCGGGAAGCGAGTTGAGTCGCTGTTCTACGACATCAAGCGGGTGCGAGTCGATGAACTGCGCACGTTGATGATCGACAGCCGTTGCCCCATCGTTCACTTGCAGGTGAACTTGCCCGAGGTCGTCGTGCGTATCATCCTGATGCCACCCAACGAGCAGACTGCGCTCTGGCTCAATCCAGTTGAACCAGTAGTACTCGTACGGGTCACTGGTTCGTAATTGAAACCCGAACTCGACCCGCGCATCACTCACCGGGTATTCGTTATCTCCAAGGAACTGCCGCGGGTCTACGTCGGCGACGACACGGTACGTCCCCGCTTCGCGGGGTTCAGCACGCCGTCGTCGAACATTCTCGAACGTGCCGCTGAGTCGATTCTGGATGCGGTCGTGGAGCCGCTTGCTCTGTAAGTTCGCCCGGTTAGCGAGGAAGACGACCATTAGGCGAGTGTCGAGGGGGAGTCAGTCCGCGGTGACGAGAGTTCGATGACATCGTCATACAGTTGGAGGGCGTGCTTTACGAGCCCGAGTTCCGTGTTGATCGTCTCCCACGTGGCGGTCACGTTGCGACGCTCACGAAGCTCCTCAGCCGAGAACTCCTCGTCAGCAAGTTCTCCTCGGAACTCGTCAAGCGAACTCACGTCGTACTCCGTCGCTAGCTCTTCCTGTTCCTCCTTCAGTTCCGTGAGCTGACTTTCCAGTTCGTCACGCGAGTGGGCTTCAATCAGGTCCGTCACCTCATCGAAGAGCATCCGGACCGGGTTCAGATCGTAGGCTTTCGTCCCGTCGACAGTCGTTTCCGTGACCCAGTCGTCACTCTGGAGTCGTTGGAGTTCATCGTCGGCCGTTGCGCGCGAGACGTCTGCCCGGTCTGCGATCTCCTGCACTGGAGTTGGCTCGTCCAGCAGCTCCACGACGTGCCGGACGCGCTCACGCCCACTCATACTCTCCGTCCACGATCCCTGGTTCGATTCAGCCATTCTATTAGGTCTTGCACTGCCCCATTCAAATAATTTGGCTCTGCTCAAATATCTAAGCCGCCCAGCCGGTTCTTGGAACCGAGTTACCGACCACGAGCCGGAACTGTGACCGCACTTCGATCCACTCAGTTGTGACTGCGTAGAGGATCTCGAAACGTACTCGCGTACGTACCTGTGTGATATTCAGGTACATAGGTGACCGCCTGACTTCTCGTGTCGCTCAGAACTCAGCAAAACACGGGCCTCTCACGTTCCGTGGCAGCGGAATCGAATCCGACGGGTCGTCCCTGCTCCCACTCGACAGCGAGGGCTGCGTCTCGAAGCGAGTGGAGTCTGCGTTCGACGACATCCAGTGGATGTGAGTCGATGAATTCCGCTGATTCGTGCGCGACGGGTGTCGCACCGTCGTTCACCTGCAAGTGAACCGGGCCGAGGTCGTCGTGCGTGTCGTCCTGATGCCAGCCGACAAGCAGACTTCGGTCTGGCTCGATCCAGTTGAACCAATAGTACTCGTGTGGCTCACCGGTCTGCAGTTGAAACCCGATCTCGATCCGCGCGGTCGTCACCGGGTACTCGTCGTCACCAAAGAACTGGCGTGGGTCTACCTCAGCGACGACCCGGTACGGGCCGGCTTCACGCGGTTCAGCACGTCGCCACCGAACGGTCTCGAACGCACCGCTGAGCCGGGTCTGGATACGGTCGTCACAACTGCCGGCGGTCGTCCCCGGCCGTAGACATACCGTCGGGAGAAGGAGTGGCGCTGTCGACGCCCCGCACCGAGCCACGCGGTCAAAAA comes from Halobellus ruber and encodes:
- a CDS encoding DUF7538 family protein codes for the protein MDGPTADLGALDGWHAEGYAARVHYRGADDRYSIEFYGPSECVLYWKVKGDGETAVPVGRETVPDPLRERIRNDLETAGIDPGAERQSL
- a CDS encoding type IV pilin N-terminal domain-containing protein, translated to MARRLGCSRRGISPVVGTALLLAIVVALVAVFGGVLLGIEMPNDPAPQYSHQTAYVADGEGNTANRPYVNITLTGGRIEPGEDFYIVDSDGNSVRWDVVWTTSGPLVAGDYAHIDGFGSDGALNPACEGEIYRMVRRPGDGQSSTLIEVEITRPATGPATTHC
- a CDS encoding DUF192 domain-containing protein — its product is MIDRRRLATAAFVVVAVLVAGAVVVATNPGLVPTGEYDRTTVTAVDGESGETLATVRVRVADTQSKRYTGLSDTESLGENEGMLFVHDREGEYAYVMREMAFPLDIVFVAADGTVTRIHHAELPPEGTSGADLTRYPGRGKYVLEVPYRYTDDRGIEVGDRLRIPAPWGPTAES
- a CDS encoding sodium:calcium antiporter codes for the protein MNRRLRHPLVALVVTVALTAPWVVSWATGAAEGFGTITVVGVSGLAVLGASFLLAWGAETAEKDVPRAFAIAVLAVLAVAPEYAVDALYAWQAATDPARGNLAIANMTGANRILIGLGWSGIALFSVYKATSGGRDDDSVVTRDGRLRDQVKLDPSISTEILFLFAATVFAFLVPLNGGIDIIDTVVLVGLYVTYIAIIVRGDVEEPEANVGVPAYFQAKRQRVRIPVVLALFVYSGLLIFTAVEPFAHGLEDIGLQYGIPEFFMIQWIAPLASESPELIVTAYLVNKARSTAAFNALISSKLNQWTLLIGTLSVVYSISLGAYGVLPFEFKQAAEIWLTAGQSFFALAILVNFRISVRESLALLVLFASQVALEFTFIRLYPAAVAETYSIYLLLIYTAVYIVLGVGLLVSRRRDLRHLTRVTVANVRGAPVPEPPEPERAD
- a CDS encoding group I truncated hemoglobin, whose amino-acid sequence is MPEQTLYDRLGGHDGIRAVVDDFYDRLVDDEMIGPFFEGSDMELLRRTQTEFLCEAAGGPETYDAAPVREAHLHVPFTPEHIQRAVELLEESLDAFDVPEEDAETVVEAVAAYEADLLAEPDDG
- a CDS encoding ABC transporter ATP-binding protein, whose translation is MVTHADEDDPFEEQRERAENPMRRLFDEYGRENAVAFVVGLASSVVARLLDLLPPVLLAVAVDSIFFDERPFSLWLVPDAWLPTTQVEQLYVATALIALSFFGGAAFHWTRNWGWNSFAQNIQHAIRTDTYDKMQRLNMDFFADKQTGEMMSTLSNDVNRLERFLNDGMNSAFRLGVMVLGIAGILLYWNWQLAVVTLTVVPLIGFFTYRFVRTIQPKYADVRSSVGKLNSRLENNLGGIQVIKSSNTEPYESDRVDDVSEEYFDANWDAIGTRIKFFPGLRLLSGIGFVLTFVLGGVWVLTYQATGSAPLFFSGGLSPGEFVGFILFTQRFIWPMAQFGQIINMYQRAYASASRIFGLMDEPARITEDPEAEDLDVDAGRVVYDGVSFGYDDGETIIEDVSFAVEGGETLALVGPTGAGKSTVLKLLLRMYDVDEGSIEIDGTDIRSVTIPSLRRSIGYVSQETFMFYGTVAENIRYGTFGATHAEVVEAAKAAEAHQFVQNLPDGYDTEIGERGVKLSGGQRQRLSIARAVLRDPEILVLDEATSDVDTETEMLIQRSLDRLTAERTTFSIAHRLSTIKDADGIVVLEDGRIAEHGTHEELLANDDLYAHLWGVQAGEIDELPDEFVERASRRASRTPVEGDADD
- a CDS encoding NAD(P)/FAD-dependent oxidoreductase; amino-acid sequence: MSDADADVVVVGAGVIGSAIAAELAPDHDVLVLDKEVPGGEASSLAAGLVAPTLFMHREPEAAAHANQFFRSFSGTGEFEFTERRRVELVRPLAADGARSQAAEMAQKGFPVSFVDAAELEADHRAFDLSGFAGAIEIADAGFVDDPHVYARALAADAERNGAAIESGVEVTGVRIDGDSVVGVRTDAGAFDAPNVVVAAGWRTRDLVSEHVDLPVRPFLLQSLTIEPPTDLGDGFPLGRLPADEVYFRPQHDGNLRLGGGEFFIDDAESRTRGVAEMACDGGPGQTFQETADTNDASDRFTDHVADLVPTFLHGVDDPEAVSFVETWEGVGSANPDPAPIVDAPTTPDGLVVAAGFNGLGITKSPVAAAAARALVTGESAPFSLQPYAIGNRSTTSLGFTLQDTFAMGRE
- a CDS encoding shikimate dehydrogenase translates to MQVFGLLGNPVEHSLSPPMHEAAYDALGMDARYVTFEPDRDAAAGAVAAAETLGIAGLNVTIPFKQDVLDAVEPDGMARRVGAVNTVDFSASPPRGYNTDVAGVRRAFTHHDVAIEGRDAVVVGAGGAGRAVAFALADAGAAVHIANRTEERAESLAADVPGATAGGLDTLDRVADAGILVNATSVGMEPDDEETPVPAAHLHAELAVLDAVYTPVETRLLREASAAGATTVDGAWMLLFQGVAAFERWTGRDAPVAAMNEALRAELA